A genomic window from Gossypium hirsutum isolate 1008001.06 chromosome D12, Gossypium_hirsutum_v2.1, whole genome shotgun sequence includes:
- the LOC107945994 gene encoding bZIP transcription factor 53, translating into MATVQKPACSSDSDPRYANIDEKKRKRMLSNRESARRSRMKKQKLLEDLVNEVSALQKNNTQICEKIKFTTQRFVKMEASNSVLRAQVIELTESLQSLNSMLHMVEDISGYDVDIPEIPDPLMKPWQLPCATQPICSTFDG; encoded by the coding sequence ATGGCTACTGTGCAAAAACCGGCGTGTTCCTCCGATTCCGACCCAAGATACGCCAACATCGACGAGAAGAAAAGGAAGAGGATGCTGTCGAACCGTGAATCAGCGAGGCGATCGCGtatgaagaaacaaaagctaCTCGAAGATTTAGTTAACGAAGTGAGTGCATTGCAGAAAAATAACACCCAGATCTGTGAAAAGATCAAGTTCACAACCCAACGCTTCGTCAAAATGGAAGCTTCCAACAGTGTCTTAAGAGCTCAAGTAATTGAATTGACCGAGAGCTTGCAGTCCTTGAACTCGATGCTGCATATGGTGGAAGACATAAGCGGGTACGACGTCGATATCCCGGAGATCCCCGATCCTCTGATGAAGCCATGGCAACTTCCTTGTGCGACGCAGCCGATATGCTCGACTTTTgatggataa
- the LOC107943096 gene encoding LOW QUALITY PROTEIN: histidine kinase CKI1-like (The sequence of the model RefSeq protein was modified relative to this genomic sequence to represent the inferred CDS: inserted 1 base in 1 codon), with the protein MKLNIFIASRPVTVFIFLALLVLVPPSIVITWWYKTTRQIEQNVDFNTHTLYSGFQSQIHIIANSIPPLNSSAASLAKLLSSSFNQTDEISFDEIETKVAPSLFLAVTTIPYLSQISYVGLEGLFFSYYIDGNQTLSTYANSSFSSRKKHVWYKQPVDNQTGKLYGEPVTSHSFNVVNTSWFQVALNHSWGYSSLENGWNNGGEPLFLTSVSLLGKGVIAMGVPVKRLTDRLGGIINLYGGSLSLVTMDGKLLLNGIPNTKFIYANGTIFLQFMWPNGFKNFPCSNDTPETYKLDIDGKEYNVRCSTVEISGVQSVYALALSHEGIASFVYSKISYSHIALVVTMVLLVIPLVFFVSSMITNAQREICLHDKLIKQMEATQQAERKSMNKSLALVGASHDIRAALAGITGFIDLCLANAAPGSDFETYLKQMSLCAQDLLGLLNSILDTSKXEAGMMNLEEQEFNLADLIEHVVDLYHPVGMIKGVDVVLDPCDGSIIKLSQVKGDRGKLVQILSNILSNAVKYTVEGHVCVRAWVGKPDFETKILASTRKGLGKYMSSLFSGKNDGNSDIKAVSAVRQNRDSVEIVFEVDDTGKGIPKEKQKSVFENYVQVKETAAGQVGTGLGLGIVQSLVRLMGGEIGIVDKEFGEKGTCFRFNVFLTAFEIQGDAMYGGTNSSFAIRNCSPKLGICTPSPKLDGSQVVLFMQNIERRRVSQKFLESLGISVLVVDHCHHFPSALKKIQSKLNSLLNSSRRSDMSCRSDISSSSSKEMPLSAMEGTEHKLPFNRRKDTPSFILLVIDVNAESFSELWRVVAEFRRGLHSTCCKVIWLDKPTSPCIDPKRLNPDDEILLQPFHGSRLHRVIKLLSEFGNLSQGLSSSSESSKHPYGKTRLRHTQCNDEIQGYVSSSNERYSKQGSSSPTLERTRGRLKSKRKNKDGAESSNGEKPLIGKRILIAEDNKMLSILAITTATQLGADVEHCENGNEAFELVCDGLKAQRNYDYILMDCEMLPMNGYEATRRIRIEEERYGVRIPIIALTAHTSGTEAMEAGMDAHLNKPLKTNELIEVIESIETKE; encoded by the exons ATGAAGCTCAACATATTTATAGCGTCACGCCCTGTTACAGTCTTCATTTTTCTG GCATTGCTGGTGTTGGTACCACCAAGTATAGTGATCACATGGTGGTACAAAACAACAAGACAAATTGAACAAAATGTGGATTTCAATACCCATACCTTGTATTCTGGAtttcaatcacaaattcacatCATTGCAAATTCAATACCTCCATTAAATTCATCTGCTGCAAGTTTAGCAAAGCTTTTAAGTTCTTCCTTCAACCAAACTGATGAAATCTCATTCGATGAGATTGAAACTAAG GTGGCACCTTCATTGTTCCTTGCAGTTACTACAATCCCATACCTGTCCCAAATTTCATATGTTGGATTAGAGGGTCTGTTTTTTTCTTACTACATTGATGGAAATCAAACTCTATCAACATATGCTAACTCGTCGTTTTCGAGCCGAAAGAAGCATGTTTGGTACAAGCAACCAGTGGATAATCAAACAGGGAAGCTATATGGAGAACCTGTTACATCCCATTCATTCAATGTTGTGAATACAAGTTGGTTTCAAGTAGCATTAAATCATTCATGGGGGTATTCTTCATTAGAAAATGGGTGGAACAATGGTGGGGAACCTTTGTTTCTCACTAGTGTTAGCTTGCTTGGAAAAGGTGTTATTGCCATGGGTGTACCAGTTAAAAGATTAACTGATAGACTTGGTGGTATTATTAATCTTTATGGTGGAAGCTTAAGCTTGGTTACAATGGATGGAAAATTGTTACTAAATGGAATCCCAAACACCAAATTCATCTATGCTAATGGTACCATTTTCTTACAGTTTATGTGGCCAAATGGTTTTAAAAATTTCCCATGCAGCAATGATACCCCAGAAACCTATAAGTTGGACATTGATGGAAAAGAGTATAATGTTCGTTGTTCAACAGTTGAAATCTCGGGAGTACAATCC GTATATGCATTGGCTTTATCACATGAAGGAATAGCAAGCTTTGTTTATAGCAAAATCAGTTATTCTCACATTGCTCTTGTGGTAACAATGGTGTTATTAGTCATCCCTCTTGTTTTCTTCGTATCATCAATGATCACCAATGCTCAAAGGGAGATCTGCTTACATGATAAGCTCATTAAACAAATGGAAGCAACTCAACAAGCTGAGAGAAAAAGCATGAACAAAAGCCTTGCTTTAGTTGGTGCCAGTCATGATATCCGAGCAGCATTAGCCGGTATTACTGGTTTCATCGATTTATGCCTGGCAAATGCAGCCCCTGGGTCCGATTTCGAGACATATTTGAAGCAAATGAGTCTTTGTGCACAGGATTTATTAG GGCTATTGAATTCTATACTTGATACAAGCA TTGAAGCTGGAATGATGAATTTGGAAGAACAAGAGTTCAATTTGGCTGATTTGATTGAACATGTGGTTGATTTATATCATCCTGTGGGTATGATTAAGGGTGTTGATGTTGTTTTAGACCCTTGTGATGGATCCATTATTAAGCTCTCACAAGTGAAAGGTGACAGAGGGAAACTCGTACAAATATTAAGCAATATACTCAGCAATGCTGTTAAATATACTGTTGAAGGGCATGTATGTGTTCGAGCTTGGGTCGGAAAGCCTGATTTCGAAACCAAAATACTTGCTTCCACTCGGAAAGGTTTAGGCAAGTACATGTCCAGTTTGTTTTCCGGCAAAAACGATGGCAACAGTGACATCAAAGCAGTAAGTGCAGTTAGACAGAATCGTGATTCGGTGGAGATTGTGTTCGAGGTCGATGATACAGGTAAAGGTATTCCGAAAGAGAAACAAAAATCAGTGTTTGAAAACTATGTGCAGGTTAAAGAAACAGCAGCTGGACAAGTAGGTACTGGTTTAGGCCTTGGAATTGTTCAATCTTTG GTACGTTTAATGGGTGGAGAGATTGGAATTGTTGATAAAGAGTTTGGTGAAAAGGGGACTTGCTTTAGATTCAATGTTTTCCTCACAGCGTTTGAGATTCAAGGTGATGCCATGTATGGTGGCACAAACTCGAGCTTTGCCATTCGAAATTGTAGTCCCAAACTCGGGATTTGTACTCCTAGTCCCAAGTTGGACGGATCACAAGTCGTTCTCTTCATGCAAAACATCGAAAGGCGAAGAGTTTCACAAAAATTCTTGGAGAGTCTTGGTATAAGTGTACTAGTCGTAGATCATTGTCACCATTTTCCATCTGCATTGAAAAAGATACAATCCAAGCtaaattctttactcaattcttcaAGGAGATCAGATATGAGTTGTAGAAGTGATATCTCAAGTTCGAGTTCTAAAGAAATGCCTTTAAGTGCCATGGAAGGAACTGAACATAAATTACCTTTCAACCGACGCAAAGATACACCGAGCTTCATACTACTTGTGATTGATGTCAATGCAGAGTCATTTTCCGAGCTCTGGAGGGTTGTAGCTGAATTCCGAAGAGGCCTTCATAGTACATGTTGTAAGGTGATATGGTTAGATAAACCAACTTCACCTTGCATCGATCCGAAAAGACTCAATCCCGATGATGAAATTCTGTTACAACCTTTCCATGGCTCACGTTTGCACCGAGTGATAAAACTTCTTTCGGAATTTGGAAACTTGTCACAAGGTCTTTCATCTAGTTCTGAAAGTTCAAAGCATCCATATGGCAAGACAAGGTTGAGACACACTCAATGTAATGACGAGATACAAGGATACGTCAGCTCGAGCAATGAACGGTATAGTAAGCAAGGATCGTCCTCACCTACACTAGAGCGTACTCGTGGTAGGTTGAAATCGAAAAGAAAGAACAAGGACGGTGCCGAGTCGAGTAACGGTGAGAAGCCCTTGATTGGGAAAAGAATATTGATTGCTGAGGATAACAAAATGTTAAGCATTCTTGCTATAACTACTGCCACACAGCTCGGTGCCGATGTTGAGCATtgtgaaaatggaaatgaagcttttgAATTAGTTTGCGATGGTCTCAAAGCTCAGAGAAACTATGATTATATATTGATGGATTGTGAG ATGTTGCCGATGAATGGATATGAAGCAACGCGACGGATTAGAATTGAGGAGGAACGATACGGTGTTCGTATTCCGATCATTGCGTTGACTGCTCATACATCTGGGACGGAGGCGATGGAAGCCGGTATGGATGCTCACTTGAATAAACCTTTAAAgacaaatgaattgattgaaGTCATTGAAAGTATTGAGACAAAAGAATAA
- the LOC107945993 gene encoding vacuolar protein sorting-associated protein 51 homolog produces the protein MGTEDVPLDDKAKRMRDLLSSFYSPDPSSTNDASSNHGSLDAIDTTSFDADQYMNLLKRKSNLEALLQRHVEMAAEIKNIDTDLQMLVYENYNKFISATDAIKRMKSNIVGMETNMDHLLDKIMSVQSKSDGVNTSLFEKREHIEKLHRTRNLLRKVQFIYDLPVRLEKCIKSEAYADAVKFYTGAMPIFKAYGDSSFQDCKQASEEAIAIMVKNLQGKLFSDSESIQARAEAAVLLKQLDFPVDSLQAKLLEKLEQSLGDLELKPDEIENVSVESNDPKQGEVSDSIPIAAHEGSVLGFAEAIRAYRVIFPDSEGQLTKLAQDLVVKHFETTQQYVKGRISSGSLLGVLRIIWTDVLLMDEVLSEAVLPGFSLTAAQVALKQYVASTFSYLLRDISDALLRVNVSSKEAAEELPLQVALEASKKAVLQGSMDVLLDFRKLLDDDLGLLVELRDFIIDWVQEGFQDFFRALDDRFLLLSGRKSSSSQDQDLTGAHGEKVLAGLVLVLAQLSVFIEQTAVPRITEEIAASFSGGGGRGYENGPAFVPGEICRIFRSAGEKLLLHYTKMRTQKVSTLLRKRFTTPNWVKHKEPREVHMFVDLFLQELKEIGSEVRQILPQGLSRKHRRSDSNGSTASSRSNQLRDDKMTRSNTQRARSQLLETHLAKLFKQKVEIFTKVEYTQESVVTTIVKLCLKSLQEFARLQTFNRSGFQQIQLDIQFLRTPLKETVEDEAAIDFLLDEVVVAASERCLDPIPLEPPILDRLIQAKLAKWKEQNPVTP, from the exons ATGGGGACGGAAGATGTTCCTTTGGACGACAAGGCGAAGAGAATGAGAGATCTGCTGTCGAGCTTCTACTCTCCAGATCCTTCTTCGACAAACGACGCTTCTTCAAACCACGGCAGCTTAGACGCTATCGACACCACTTCTTTCGATGCCGATCAGTACATGAACCTCCTG AAACGGAAGTCGAATTTGGAAGCGCTTCTTCAGAGGCATGTTGAAATGGCAGCTGAAATTAAGAATATCGATACCGACTTGCAAATGCTGGTTTACGAGAATTACAACAAGTTCATCAGTGCCACGGATGCAATTAAACG GATGAAAAGTAATATTGTAGGCATGGAAACAAATATGGATCATCTGCTTGACAAG ATAATGTCAGTGCAATCTAAAAGTGATGGGGTCAACACTTCTCTTTTTGAAAAGAGAGAACATATAGAGAAGTTGCACCGGACACGTAATCTTCTGCGTAAAGTTCAG TTCATTTATGATCTGCCCGTTAGACTTGAAAAGTGCATCAAGTCAGAAGCATATGCTGATGCTGTCAAGTTCTACACTGGAGCAATGCCAATTTTTAAG GCTTATGGAGATTCGTCATTTCAGGACTGTAAACAAGCATCTGAAGAAGCGATTGCTATAATGGTTAAAAACTTGCAG GGAAAGCTGTTTTCAGATTCTGAATCCATTCAAGCTAGAGCTGAAGCTGCAGTGCTTTTGAAGCAGTTGGATTTTCCG GTGGATAGCTTACAGGCAAAACTGCTTGAAAAGTTAGAGCAATCTCTTGGAGACCTTGAGCTTAAACCAGATGAAATTGAGAATGTTTCTGTGGAGTCTAATGATCCTAAACAGGGAGAAGTGTCAGACTCAATTCCTATTGCAGCTCATGAG GGTTCTGTCCTTGGGTTTGCGGAGGCTATCCGTGCTTATCGAGTCATATTTCCTGACTCAGAGGGGCAGCTAACTAAACTTGCTCAAGACTTGGTTGTCAA GCACTTTGAAACTACTCAGCAGTATGTCAAGGGACGGATTTCTTCTGGCAGTCTCCTGGGTGTTCTTC GGATTATTTGGACAGATGTGCTTCTAATGGATGAAGTGTTAAGTGAGGCTGTTCTACCCGGTTTCTCTCTGACG GCTGCCCAAGTTGCTCTTAAACAGTATGTTGCCAGCACGTTTAGTTACCTTCTACGGGACATATCAG ATGCCCTTCTGAGAGTAAATGTTAGTTCAAAAGAGGCAGCAGAGGAGCTCCCCTTGCAGGTTGCTTTGGAAGCCAGCAAAAAAGCTGTGCTCCAGGGCAGCATGGATGTCTTACTG GATTTCCGCAAACTTCTTGATGATGACTTAGGGCTGCTAGTTGAATTGAGAGATTTCATAATTGATTGGGTTCAAGAAGGATTTCAGGACTTCTTCAGGGCTCTTGATGATCGTTTTCTCTTACTTTCGGGAAGAAAGAGTTCATCCAGTCAAGATCAAGATTTAACTGGAGCACACGGCGAAAAAGTTCTTGCTGGTCTTGTCCTGGTGTTGGCTCAACTTTCCGTTTTCATTGAACAAACTGCTGTCCCAAGAATAACCGAG GAAATAGCTGCTTCCTTTTCTGGTGGTGGTGGTCGAGGCTATGAAAATGGACCTGCTTTTGTTCCTGGGGAGATATGTCGAATATTTCGGTCAGCTGGTGAAAAGCTTTTGCTTCAT TATACAAAAATGAGAACTCAGAAGGTATCTACTCTGCTAAGAAAGCGGTTTACAACACCAAACTGGGTCAAG CACAAGGAGCCTAGAGAAGTTCATATGTTCGTTGATTTGTTTCTTCAAGAG TTGAAGGAAATAGGAAGTGAGGTGAGGCAGATTTTACCTCAAGGGCTCTCGCGTAAGCACCGGCGCTCTGACAGCAATGGAAGCACTGCCTCATCCCGGAGTAACCAATTACGAGATGATAAAATGACTAGGTCAAATACACAGAGAGCCAGGAGCCAGCTTTTAGAAACACATCTAGCAAAATTGTTCAAacaaaaagttgaaatttttacaaaagttGAATATACACAG GAGTCCGTTGTAACAACTATAGTAAAACTTTGCCTCAAAAGCTTGCAAGAATTTGCCAGACTCCAGACCTTTAATCGAAGTGGTTTCCAGCAAATTCAACTGGATATTCAATTCTTAAGGACTCCTTTGAAGGAAACTGTTGAAGACGAAGCGGCGATTGATTTCTTACTTGACGAG GTGGTTGTTGCAGCATCAGAGCGTTGTCTTGACCCGATTCCTCTCGAGCCTCCAATTTTGGACAGACTTATACAAGCTAAGTTAGCAAAATGGAAGGAACAGAATCCAGTTACACCCTAG
- the LOC107943164 gene encoding histidine kinase CKI1, with protein MNLNISIASRPVIILIFLALLVLISPSIMITWWYKTTRQIEQNVDFNTHSLDSGFQSQIHIIANSIPPLNSSAASLAKLLSSSFNQTDEISFDEIETKVAPTLFLAFTTIPYLSQISYVGLEGLFFSYNIDGNQTLLTYANSSFSSRKKHVWYKQPVDNQTGKLYGEPVISHSFNVVNTSWFQVALNHSWGYSSLENGWNNGGEPLFLTSVSLLGKGVIAMGVPVKNLTDRLGGINLYGGSLSLITMDGKLLLNGIANTKFIYVNGTIFLQFMWPNGVKNFPCSNDTSETYMMDIDGKEYNVRCSTVKISGVQSVCYSNSSFFSVFAVFTSSFINEFRFLGFGLQVYALALPHEGIASFVYSKINYSHIALVVTMVLLVIPLVFFISSMTTNAQREIYLHDKLIKQMEATRKAERKSMNKSLALVGASHDIRAALAGITGYIDLCLANAAPGSDFETYLKQMSLCAQDLLGLLNSILDTSKIEAGMMNLEEQEFNLADLIEHVVDLYHPVGMIKGVDVVLDPCDGSIIKLSQVKGDRGKLKQILSNILSNAVKFTVEGHVCVRAWVRKHDFKPEKLASTRKGLGKYVFRLFSDKNEGNGDVKAESAVRQNRDSVEIVFEVDDTGKGIPKEKQKSVFENYVQVKETAAGQVGTGLGLGIVQSLVHLMGGEIGIVNKEFGEKGTCFRFTVFLRACETQSDAMYGGTNSSFSIRNSSPKLGIRTPSPKLDGSQVVLFMQNIERRRVSQKFLESFGISVLVVDQCHQFPSAMKKIQPKLNSLHHSSRRSDMSCRSDISSSSSKDMPLSAMEGAEHKLPFNRRKDTPSFILLVIDVNAESFSELWRIVAEFRRGLHSTCCKVIWLDKPTSPCINPKRLDPDDEILLQPFHGSRLHRVIKLLPEFRNLSQGISSSSESSKHPYNKTRLRSSQRNDEIQEYVSSSDERYSKQGPSSPTLVHTRRRLKSKRKNEDSAELSNGEMPLFGKRILIAEDNKMLSILAITTATQLGADVEHCENGNEALERVCNGLKAQRNYDYVLMDCEMSPINGYEATRRIRIEEERYGVRIPIIALTAHTSGTEALEAGMDAHLNKPLVANELMKVIESLQTKK; from the exons ATGAATCTCAACATATCTATAGCGTCACGCCCCGTCATAATCCTCATCTTTTTG GCATTGTTGGTGTTGATATCACCAAGCATAATGATCACATGGTGGTATAAAACAACTAGACAAATTGAACAAAATGTGGATTTCAATACCCATAGCTTGGATTCTGGAtttcaatcacaaattcacatCATTGCAAATTCAATACCTCCATTAAATTCATCTGCTGCAAGTTTAGCAAAGCTTTTAAGTTCTTCCTTCAACCAAACTGATGAAATCTCATTCGATGAGATTGAAACTAAG GTGGCACCTACATTGTTCCTTGCATTTACTACAATTCCATACCTGTCTCAAATTTCATATGTTGGATTAGAGGGTCTGTTTTTTTCTTACAACATTGATGGAAATCAAACTCTATTAACATATGCTAACTCGTCGTTTTCGAGCCGAAAGAAGCATGTTTGGTACAAGCAACCAGTGGATAATCAAACAGGAAAGCTATATGGAGAACCTGTTATATCCCATTCATTCAATGTTGTGAATACAAGTTGGTTTCAAGTAGCATTAAATCATTCATGGGGGTATTCTTCATTAGAAAATGGGTGGAACAATGGTGGGGAACCTTTGTTTCTCACTAGTGTTAGCTTGCTTGGAAAAGGTGTTATTGCCATGGGAGTACCAGTTAAAAATTTAACCGACAGACTTGGTGGTATTAATCTTTATGGTGGAAGCTTAAGCTTGATTACAATGGATGGAAAATTGTTGCTAAATGGAATCGCAAACACCAAATTCATCTATGTTAATGGTACTATTTTCTTACAGTTTATGTGGCCAAATGGTGTTAAAAATTTCCCATGCAGCAATGATACCTCAGAAACCTATATGATGGACATTGATGGAAAAGAGTATAATGTTCGCTGTTCAACAGTCAAAATCTCGGGAGTACAATCCGTATGTTATTCGAATTCTTCATTTTTCTCGGTGTTTGCAGTGTTCACGTCTAGTTTTATTAACGAGTTTCGGTTTTTGGGTTTTGGTCTTCAGGTATATGCATTGGCTTTACCACATGAAGGAATAGCAAGCTTTGTTTATAGCAAAATCAATTATTCTCACATTGCTCTTGTGGTAACAATGGTGTTATTAGTCATCCCTCTTGTTTTCTTCATATCATCAATGACCACCAATGCTCAAAGGGAGATTTACCTACATGATAAGCTCATTAAACAAATGGAAGCAACCCGAAAAGCTGAGAGAAAAAGCATGAACAAAAGCCTTGCTTTAGTTGGTGCCAGCCATGATATCCGAGCAGCCTTAGCCGGTATTACCGGTTACATCGATTTATGCCTGGCAAATGCAGCCCCTGGGTCCGATTTCGAGACATATTTGAAGCAAATGAGTCTTTGTGCACAGGATTTATTAG GGCTATTGAATTCTATACTTGATACAAGCAAAATTGAAGCTGGAATGATGAATTTGGAAGAACAAGAGTTCAATTTGGCTGATTTGATTGAACATGTGGTTGATTTATATCATCCTGTGGGTATGATTAAGGGTGTTGATGTTGTTTTAGACCCTTGTGATGGATCCATTATTAAGCTCTCACAAGTGAAAGGTGACAGAGGGAAACTCAAGCAAATATTGAGCAATATATTGAGCAATGCTGTTAAATTTACTGTTGAAGGGCATGTATGTGTTCGAGCTTGGGTCAGAAAGCATGATTTCAAACCCGAAAAACTTGCTTCTACTCGGAAAGGTTTAGGCAAGTACGTGTTCCGTTTGTTTTCTGACAAAAACGAAGGCAATGGTGATGTCAAAGCGGAAAGTGCAGTTAGACAGAATCGTGATTCGGTGGAGATTGTGTTCGAGGTCGATGATACAGGTAAAGGTATTccaaaagagaaacaaaaatcaGTGTTTGAAAACTATGTGCAGGTTAAAGAAACAGCAGCTGGACAAGTAGGTACTGGTTTAGGCCTTGGAATTGTTCAATCTTTG GTACATTTAATGGGCGGAGAGATTGGAATTGTTAATAAAGAGTTTGGTGAAAAGGGAACTTGCTTTAGATTCACCGTTTTCCTCAGAGCTTGTGAGACTCAAAGTGATGCCATGTATGGTGGCACAAACTCGAGCTTTTCCATTCGAAATTCTAGTCCCAAACTCGGAATTCGTACTCCTAGTCCCAAGTTAGACGGATCACAAGTCGTTCTCTTCATGCAAAACATCGAAAGGCGAAGAGTTTCACAAAAATTCTTGGAGAGTTTTGGTATAAGTGTATTAGTTGTAGATCAATGTCACCAGTTTCCATCTGCTATGAAAAAGATACAACCCAAGCTAAATTCTTTACACCATTCTTCAAGGAGATCAGATATGAGTTGTAGAAGTGATATCTCAAGTTCGAGTTCTAAAGATATGCCTTTAAGTGCCATGGAAGGAGCTGAACATAAATTGCCTTTCAACCGACGCAAAGATACACCGAGCTTCATACTACTTGTGATTGATGTCAATGCAGAGTCATTTTCCGAGCTCTGGAGGATTGTAGCTGAATTCCGAAGAGGCCTTCATAGTACATGTTGTAAGGTGATATGGTTAGATAAACCGACTTCACCTTGCATCAATCCAAAAAGACTCGATCCCGATGATGAAATTCTGTTACAACCTTTCCATGGGTCACGTTTGCATCGAGTGATAAAACTTCTTCCGGAATTCAGAAACTTGTCACAAGGTATTTCATCTAGTTCAGAAAGTTCAAAGCATCCATATAACAAGACAAGGTTGAGAAGCAGTCAACGTAATGACGAGATACAAGAATATGTCAGTTCGAGCGATGAACGGTATAGTAAACAAGGACCATCATCACCTACACTAGTGCACACGCGTCGTAGGTTGAAATCAAAAAGAAAGAACGAGGACAGTGCCGAGTTGAGTAACGGCGAAATGCCCTTGTTTGGGAAAAGAATATTGATTGCTGAGGACAACAAAATGTTAAGCATTCTTGCTATAACTACTGCTACACAGCTTGGTGCCGATGTTGAGCATtgtgaaaatggaaatgaagctttagAACGAGTGTGCAATGGTCTCAAAGCTCAGAGAAACTATGATTATGTATTGATGGATTGTGAG ATGTCGCCGATAAATGGATATGAAGCAACGCGACGAATTAGAATTGAGGAGGAACGATATGGTGTTCGTATTCCGATCATTGCGTTGACCGCTCATACGTCAGGGACGGAGGCGTTGGAAGCTGGAATGGATGCTCATTTGAATAAACCTTTGGTGGCAAATGAATTGATGAAAGTCATCGAAAGTCTCCAGACAAAAAAATGA
- the LOC121224548 gene encoding vacuolar protein sorting-associated protein 51 homolog: MRHLLSSFYSPDPSSTNDSPSNHGSLDAIKTTTFNADQYMNLLIRKSNLEALRQRHVEMAAEIKNIDTDLQVLVYENYNKFISTTDAVKRKIFDVVATVVCSIKLSGLLKFDESNIVGMDTNMEHLLDKIMSTQSKSDGIDTSLFEKREHIEKLHRTRNFCLKFRHMEIRHFRTVNKHPRSNCYNSKKLAAAVLLKQLDFSVCTAIFQIELSSWLCSVKMELKN, from the exons ATGAGACATCTGCTGTCGAGCTTCTACTCTCCAGATCCTTCTTCGACAAACGACTCTCCTTCAAACCACGGCAGCTTAGACGCTATAAAAACTACTACTTTCAATGCCGATCAGTACATGAATCTCCTG ATACGGAAGTCGAATTTGGAAGCGCTTCGTCAGAGGCATGTTGAAATGGCAGCCGAAATTAAGAATATCGATACCGACTTGCAAGTGCTGGTTTACGAGAATTACAACAAGTTTATCAGTACCACGGATGCAGTTAAACG CAAGATTTTTGATGTGGTAGCAACTGTTGTTTGTTCGATCAAGTTATCTGGACTTTTGAAGTTT GATGAAAGTAATATTGTAGGCATGGATACAAATATGGAACATCTGCTTGACAAG ATAATGTCAACGCAATCTAAAAGTGATGGGATCGACACTTCTCTTTTTGAGAAGAGAGAACACATAGAGAAGTTGCACCGGACACGTAACTTCTGCTTAAAGTTCAG GCATATGGAGATTCGTCATTTCAGGACTGTAAACAAGCATCCAAGAAGCAATTGCTATAATAGTAAAAAACTTGCAG CTGCAGTGCTTTTGAAGCAGTTGGATTTTTCAGTTTGTACCGCAATCTTTCAGATTGAATTATCTAGCTGGTTGTGCTCTGTCAAAATGGAGCTTAAAAACTAA